Proteins from one Desertifilum tharense IPPAS B-1220 genomic window:
- the ftsE gene encoding cell division ATP-binding protein FtsE: MVELRGVTKTYSNQSLALDGVNLKIKRKGFLFITGPSGAGKSTLLKLLYGEERASLGEVRVHGIDVGKLRGDRLSQLRRRIGVVFQDYKLIPRKTVAENVAFVLWAQGYSHQEVQRRLTPTLKMVGLAHKADCFPTQLSGGEQQRVGLARAIVGMPPLLLADEPTGNLDPDNALQVMKIFQKLNSFGITVIVTTHDDRLVRMADRPVVQIRDGKLHQVRR, translated from the coding sequence ATGGTTGAGTTACGGGGCGTTACTAAGACTTATAGCAATCAGAGTCTTGCTTTAGATGGGGTGAATCTCAAAATCAAGCGTAAGGGCTTTTTGTTTATTACCGGCCCTAGTGGTGCAGGTAAATCGACGCTGTTAAAGTTGCTGTATGGTGAGGAACGGGCTTCCCTGGGTGAGGTACGGGTTCACGGAATTGATGTGGGGAAGCTGCGGGGCGATCGCTTATCTCAATTGCGCCGACGAATTGGTGTCGTTTTCCAAGACTATAAGCTAATTCCGCGCAAAACCGTGGCGGAAAATGTTGCTTTTGTGTTGTGGGCGCAGGGATATTCGCATCAAGAGGTACAGCGCCGTTTAACGCCAACGCTGAAAATGGTGGGATTAGCCCATAAAGCTGATTGTTTTCCCACGCAGCTATCGGGTGGAGAACAGCAACGGGTGGGTTTAGCGAGGGCAATTGTGGGAATGCCTCCCTTATTGCTAGCCGATGAACCGACGGGAAATCTCGATCCTGATAATGCACTTCAGGTGATGAAGATTTTTCAGAAGTTAAACAGTTTTGGGATTACAGTGATTGTGACTACCCATGATGACCGCTTGGTGAGAATGGCGGATCGTCCGGTGGTGCAAATTCGCGATGGGAAGTTACATCAAGTCCGACGGTAG
- a CDS encoding protein kinase, protein MTSGCLNNRYHIVRKLAAGGFGETFLAEDSYLPSRRLCVIKQLKPIQTNLDVQQLIESRFQREAVILEQLGEGHPQIPQLYAYFAEEGRFYLVQEYIQGTTLNAMAIATATEVRQLLTSLLSVLAYIHARGVIHRDIKPNNVILRQDACQPVLIDFGAAKETMTLGMPPGESALSIAIGTRGYMPPEQAAGKPTYASDLYSLGMTAIYLLTQQPPHVLPTDPRTGQLLWQDASRVALDANLAAILDRAIAIHQRDRYASATVMLADLEADSPIFSPPSEPTSPLLATLEPPEFAPSPEPPTPVPVAYSQQSYRNRQILLNKVKNYWIKGVLETSLHGKALIELGLETRLDAVEHPWGMAWETPEQSRQSLPPGTQAIDKFDEMGEGRTLLILGEPGSGKTTTLLELGHHLVLRAEANFNQPIPVVFNLSTWTQSKQPLANWLQQELQTKYQVAREISQIWIERQQLLLLLDGLDEVDATKREYCVQAINQFCQKYGHTELVVCSRIQDYEMLNCRLQLQGAICLQSLTLEQVQHYLENTGSALVALSQAIQKDWTLQELVKSPLMLSIMTLAYQRIPLEDFPRFESICDRHHHLFEAYIQRMLNRRNVESVYPQQQTQQWLIWLAQKMVAESQTIFLIERLQPQWLANPQQLKVYQLIFWFNFILISGLIGSFVLEVQKLVPAVLIGGIVFALVFGTNQIVPSPTLKWSYQRAQKTLILGGAIAPLFGIALKLAFGFAFGQITEANYSSSLPQEISQGLIFGLTFGLILILIRGFSTPTIDTVTIPNQGIRQSAKNALVFAIFGILIPGLIAWVCEFRVNFWALCGLSFGLVVGGGEACLKHLILRLILYCQGCIPWNYSRFLDYATERIFLQKVGGGYIFVHRLLLEHFAQMPLETTPGTRKG, encoded by the coding sequence ATGACATCTGGATGCTTGAATAACCGCTATCATATTGTTCGGAAATTAGCCGCAGGTGGGTTTGGCGAAACGTTTCTAGCCGAAGATAGCTATTTACCCTCGCGTCGCCTATGTGTCATTAAGCAGCTTAAGCCGATTCAAACAAATTTAGACGTGCAGCAGTTGATTGAATCCCGCTTTCAGCGAGAGGCGGTGATTCTAGAACAGTTGGGGGAAGGACATCCACAGATTCCCCAGTTGTATGCTTATTTTGCGGAGGAAGGGCGTTTTTACCTGGTACAAGAGTATATTCAGGGGACGACTCTGAATGCTATGGCGATCGCAACCGCTACTGAAGTTCGCCAACTCTTAACCAGCCTGCTATCGGTTTTAGCCTACATCCACGCACGCGGGGTGATTCATCGCGATATTAAGCCCAATAATGTTATCCTGCGTCAGGATGCCTGCCAGCCGGTGTTAATCGATTTTGGTGCGGCGAAGGAGACGATGACGCTAGGGATGCCTCCAGGCGAGTCTGCTTTGAGTATTGCTATTGGTACGCGGGGATATATGCCACCGGAACAAGCCGCCGGGAAGCCTACCTATGCTAGCGATTTATATAGTTTGGGGATGACGGCGATTTATTTGTTAACTCAACAGCCGCCTCACGTTTTACCGACCGATCCGCGAACGGGACAGTTGTTATGGCAAGATGCGAGTAGAGTTGCCCTTGATGCTAATTTAGCGGCGATTCTCGATCGGGCGATCGCTATTCATCAGCGCGATCGCTATGCCTCGGCTACTGTCATGCTAGCGGATCTAGAAGCAGACTCACCGATTTTTAGTCCCCCGTCAGAACCCACTTCTCCTTTATTGGCAACCCTTGAACCTCCAGAATTTGCCCCATCTCCCGAACCTCCAACTCCGGTTCCGGTGGCGTACTCCCAACAAAGCTACCGCAACCGTCAGATTTTGCTAAATAAGGTGAAAAATTATTGGATTAAAGGGGTCTTAGAAACATCTTTACATGGCAAAGCTTTAATTGAATTGGGTTTAGAAACTCGCTTAGATGCCGTTGAACATCCTTGGGGAATGGCTTGGGAAACTCCAGAACAATCTCGCCAATCTTTACCCCCCGGAACTCAAGCGATTGATAAGTTTGATGAAATGGGAGAAGGGCGAACGTTACTGATTTTAGGAGAACCGGGTTCTGGCAAAACCACAACGCTTTTAGAATTAGGTCATCATTTAGTGCTGCGTGCGGAAGCCAATTTTAATCAGCCGATTCCCGTTGTTTTTAATCTCTCAACTTGGACTCAATCAAAACAACCTTTAGCCAATTGGCTGCAACAAGAATTACAAACCAAATATCAAGTTGCGCGCGAAATTAGTCAAATTTGGATCGAACGCCAGCAATTATTATTACTTCTGGATGGTTTAGATGAAGTTGATGCCACAAAACGCGAATATTGCGTGCAAGCAATTAATCAATTTTGTCAGAAATACGGTCATACAGAACTGGTGGTTTGCAGTCGAATCCAAGATTATGAAATGTTGAACTGTCGCTTGCAATTACAAGGGGCAATTTGTTTGCAATCTTTGACGCTAGAACAGGTTCAACACTATCTAGAAAATACAGGTTCGGCGTTAGTGGCTCTCAGTCAAGCCATTCAAAAGGATTGGACGTTGCAAGAGTTGGTGAAGTCGCCGTTAATGCTGAGTATTATGACATTGGCTTATCAGCGAATTCCTTTAGAGGATTTTCCTCGCTTTGAATCGATTTGCGATCGCCATCATCATTTATTTGAAGCCTATATTCAGCGAATGTTGAACCGCCGCAATGTTGAATCAGTTTATCCCCAACAGCAAACCCAGCAATGGCTGATTTGGTTAGCTCAAAAAATGGTAGCAGAGTCTCAAACTATTTTCTTGATTGAACGTTTACAACCCCAGTGGTTAGCTAATCCTCAACAGCTTAAAGTTTATCAATTGATTTTTTGGTTTAATTTTATTTTAATTAGTGGATTAATTGGTAGTTTTGTGCTTGAAGTTCAGAAGTTAGTCCCGGCTGTGCTGATTGGGGGAATTGTTTTTGCTCTGGTTTTTGGAACCAATCAGATCGTCCCTTCTCCTACCTTGAAATGGTCGTATCAACGCGCCCAAAAAACGCTGATTTTGGGGGGTGCGATCGCGCCTTTATTTGGCATTGCTTTAAAACTGGCTTTTGGGTTTGCTTTTGGTCAAATTACTGAAGCCAATTATTCGTCTTCTCTTCCCCAAGAAATCAGCCAAGGTTTAATTTTTGGCTTAACCTTTGGCTTGATTTTGATCTTAATTCGTGGCTTCAGTACGCCAACGATTGATACAGTCACTATCCCCAATCAAGGGATTCGCCAATCTGCCAAAAATGCCCTCGTCTTTGCAATATTTGGCATCCTCATTCCTGGGTTAATTGCCTGGGTGTGCGAGTTCCGCGTCAATTTTTGGGCGCTATGCGGCTTATCCTTTGGCTTAGTCGTGGGGGGAGGAGAAGCCTGTTTAAAACATCTGATATTGCGTCTAATCCTTTACTGCCAAGGCTGCATTCCCTGGAATTATAGCCGCTTTTTAGATTACGCCACAGAGCGGATTTTTCTGCAAAAAGTGGGGGGTGGATATATCTTTGTCCATCGGCTGCTACTCGAACATTTTGCTCAAATGCCCTTAGAAACCACCCCTGGAACGCGAAAAGGGTAA
- the petN gene encoding cytochrome b6-f complex subunit PetN, translating into MDILSLGWVSLLVLFTFSISMVVWGRNGF; encoded by the coding sequence ATGGATATTTTGTCGTTGGGTTGGGTTTCGCTGTTGGTTTTGTTTACGTTCTCGATCTCGATGGTTGTTTGGGGTCGTAACGGTTTCTAA
- a CDS encoding fasciclin domain-containing protein encodes MKKTLVKQFAALVSAIALGTGVGVSATAQTPQPLPESPQTAPGTTTPEATPGTAPGTTTPEAIPGTAPGTTTPGVTPETPGAEAPQEATGNIVELASSNGSFQTLVQAVESAGLAEILTGEGPYTVFAPTDEAFAELPEGLLERLLLPENREILQQILAYHVVQGEIPSSEISPGTVDTLFGGVSVDVEGDRVIVNDASVIQADIQATNGIIHAINRVLLPPQVQELLTSQLEAELQQN; translated from the coding sequence GTGAAAAAGACACTCGTCAAACAGTTCGCTGCTTTAGTCAGCGCGATCGCACTCGGTACCGGAGTGGGAGTAAGTGCAACGGCTCAAACCCCACAACCTCTTCCTGAAAGTCCACAAACCGCGCCCGGAACAACAACCCCAGAAGCTACTCCTGGAACCGCGCCCGGAACAACAACCCCAGAAGCTATCCCCGGAACCGCACCCGGAACAACAACCCCAGGAGTTACCCCTGAAACTCCTGGTGCAGAAGCACCCCAAGAAGCTACGGGCAACATTGTAGAACTTGCTTCTAGCAACGGTTCTTTTCAAACCCTCGTTCAAGCTGTTGAGTCTGCTGGTTTAGCTGAAATTCTCACAGGCGAAGGTCCTTATACCGTGTTTGCGCCCACTGATGAAGCGTTTGCGGAACTCCCAGAAGGTCTTTTAGAACGGCTTCTCCTTCCCGAAAACCGCGAAATTCTGCAACAAATTCTGGCTTACCATGTGGTTCAGGGTGAAATTCCTTCGAGTGAAATTAGCCCTGGAACCGTGGATACCTTATTTGGGGGTGTTTCGGTGGATGTTGAAGGCGATCGCGTAATCGTTAACGACGCCAGCGTCATCCAAGCAGACATTCAAGCCACTAATGGCATCATCCACGCGATCAACCGCGTTCTATTACCCCCCCAAGTTCAAGAACTTTTAACCTCTCAGTTAGAAGCCGAACTCCAACAAAACTAG
- a CDS encoding RtcB family protein, producing the protein MPYEPLNISTPVPVLSWANHELGYEELKMAKNVAALPFVFKHVALMPDVHLGKGALVGSVIATKDTIIPAAVGVDIGCGMAAVKTPYSADQLEGKLKKIRSDLEAMIPVGFNENKDVDKTAGNWQGWSSFKDLHKGVQDLKSKAMKQMGSLGGGNHFIEVCVDTENQVWLMLHSGSRNIGNVLAQCHINSAKELAKMTNTYLPDPDLAYFVAQSPAFAAYWHDLQWAQNYARYNRDVMMARFKKIVEKHLAGGKPMKPLLEVNCHHNYAEKEVHFGEEVYVTRKGAVRAQSEDYGIIPGSMGAKSYIVKGKGNAHSYCSCSHGAGRLMSRNKAKNQFSLDDLLAQTQGVECRKDRGILDEIPGAYKPIEQVMENQADLVEIVATLKQVVCVKG; encoded by the coding sequence ATGCCCTACGAACCTCTAAACATCTCAACCCCCGTTCCCGTCCTATCTTGGGCAAACCACGAACTGGGGTATGAAGAACTCAAAATGGCGAAAAACGTCGCCGCCCTCCCATTTGTCTTTAAACACGTTGCCCTGATGCCAGACGTTCACCTCGGCAAAGGGGCCTTAGTCGGTTCAGTCATTGCCACCAAAGACACCATCATTCCCGCCGCCGTCGGCGTTGATATTGGTTGCGGGATGGCGGCGGTGAAGACGCCTTACAGCGCCGATCAACTGGAAGGGAAACTCAAGAAAATTCGCTCCGATCTCGAAGCGATGATTCCCGTTGGGTTTAACGAAAACAAGGATGTGGACAAAACTGCGGGTAACTGGCAAGGATGGTCTAGCTTTAAAGACCTGCACAAAGGCGTGCAAGACTTGAAAAGCAAGGCGATGAAGCAAATGGGTTCCCTGGGTGGGGGCAACCACTTTATTGAAGTGTGTGTCGATACCGAAAACCAAGTGTGGCTGATGCTGCATTCGGGTTCTCGGAATATTGGCAACGTCTTGGCGCAGTGCCATATCAACAGCGCCAAAGAATTAGCCAAAATGACCAACACCTATTTACCCGATCCCGATTTAGCGTATTTTGTCGCCCAATCTCCAGCATTTGCTGCCTACTGGCACGATCTGCAATGGGCGCAAAACTATGCGCGTTACAACCGCGATGTGATGATGGCCCGCTTTAAAAAGATTGTGGAAAAACATCTAGCAGGCGGCAAACCCATGAAACCCTTACTTGAGGTTAACTGCCACCATAACTATGCGGAAAAAGAAGTCCATTTCGGCGAGGAAGTGTACGTCACCCGCAAAGGGGCAGTACGGGCCCAAAGTGAAGATTACGGAATTATTCCCGGTTCTATGGGCGCTAAATCATACATCGTTAAGGGCAAGGGAAATGCTCACAGCTATTGCTCTTGTTCCCACGGCGCGGGGCGGCTGATGTCTCGCAATAAAGCTAAAAATCAGTTCTCCCTTGACGATTTGCTCGCCCAGACTCAAGGCGTTGAATGCCGCAAGGATCGCGGGATTTTAGATGAAATTCCAGGCGCTTACAAACCCATTGAACAGGTGATGGAAAACCAGGCGGATCTGGTGGAAATTGTCGCCACTCTCAAGCAGGTGGTTTGCGTTAAAGGTTAA
- a CDS encoding class I SAM-dependent methyltransferase, with amino-acid sequence MATGKDTLWEKFLSPVVRLLINEEELREFSRSIDWETESDRFRRADLTYPDYYASQNFHGIQGGYLNPSAPVSYDPVTQYVLPPNETWVRQGLIDAIKVQPRRILDLGCGTGTMTLMLKQAFPNAEVIGLDLSPYMLVMSDYKATQAGLNIHWRHGQAEATGYPDASFDLVTASLLFHETPPEVTQAILREAFRLLSAGGQMLVLDGNQNTLRQTNWLMDIFEEPYIRLFAEGNLDAWMGAAGFEAVRTQEVWWVQQVTSGIKPIRAEEGNARAREMSVAQPEYANSGGIAAPAFGTSA; translated from the coding sequence ATGGCAACTGGGAAAGATACACTTTGGGAAAAGTTTCTCAGCCCTGTAGTACGGCTCTTGATTAACGAAGAGGAGTTGCGCGAGTTCTCCCGGAGTATTGACTGGGAAACTGAGAGCGATCGCTTCCGTCGTGCTGACCTCACCTACCCCGATTACTATGCTAGTCAAAACTTCCACGGGATTCAGGGGGGATATCTCAACCCTAGCGCTCCGGTTTCCTACGATCCGGTGACGCAATACGTGCTACCTCCGAATGAAACTTGGGTGCGACAAGGGCTAATAGATGCCATCAAAGTCCAACCCCGGCGCATTCTCGATCTAGGCTGCGGTACGGGAACAATGACGCTGATGTTGAAACAAGCCTTTCCCAATGCCGAGGTGATTGGTTTAGATTTATCGCCTTATATGCTGGTGATGTCCGACTACAAGGCAACTCAGGCGGGTTTGAATATCCACTGGCGACACGGACAAGCAGAAGCCACGGGGTATCCTGATGCTTCGTTTGACTTGGTGACAGCATCGCTGCTATTTCATGAGACGCCCCCAGAAGTGACGCAGGCAATTTTACGCGAAGCCTTCCGGCTGCTGAGTGCGGGCGGACAAATGTTGGTGCTAGATGGCAACCAAAACACGCTGCGTCAGACAAACTGGCTGATGGATATCTTTGAGGAACCCTATATTCGCTTATTTGCGGAGGGGAATTTGGACGCCTGGATGGGGGCGGCAGGTTTTGAGGCGGTTCGCACTCAGGAGGTTTGGTGGGTGCAGCAGGTGACATCGGGCATTAAACCGATCCGCGCCGAGGAAGGAAATGCCAGAGCCAGGGAGATGAGTGTCGCCCAACCAGAGTATGCTAATTCTGGAGGGATTGCTGCTCCCGCGTTTGGAACATCCGCATGA
- a CDS encoding HAD family phosphatase, giving the protein MSLKAVLFDFNGVIINDEPIHRQLINEVLLAENLRPNPPDYNQVCLGRSDRACLTQLWERRGRAINDRIINDLIARKAEAYCQQLAQLDKMPIFPGVEDLIYKFRVAHLKLGVVSGALRSEIELVLERSHLTQNFEVLVGGDEITVSKPEPDGYLLAVERLNQKYPELQLRSTECLAIEDTPAGIEAAKRAGMQVVGVANTYPYHMIQRQANWAVDYLHELELDRVQQLYSKLAPSVL; this is encoded by the coding sequence ATGAGTCTGAAGGCCGTTCTGTTTGATTTTAATGGGGTGATTATTAATGATGAGCCGATCCATCGACAACTCATCAATGAGGTGTTGTTGGCGGAGAATTTACGCCCGAATCCCCCAGATTATAATCAAGTGTGTTTAGGTCGCAGCGATCGCGCTTGTTTAACCCAGTTGTGGGAACGGCGCGGTCGGGCAATTAACGATCGCATTATTAACGATCTGATTGCGCGTAAGGCCGAGGCTTATTGCCAGCAGTTGGCGCAGTTGGACAAGATGCCGATTTTTCCGGGGGTGGAAGACCTGATTTATAAGTTTCGGGTGGCGCATCTGAAGTTAGGGGTGGTGAGTGGGGCGCTGCGTTCGGAAATTGAGTTAGTGTTAGAGCGATCGCATTTAACTCAGAATTTTGAGGTGCTGGTAGGGGGCGATGAAATTACCGTCAGCAAGCCAGAACCGGATGGCTATCTGTTGGCGGTGGAACGCCTGAACCAGAAATATCCCGAACTGCAACTTCGCAGTACCGAGTGTTTGGCAATTGAAGATACGCCTGCGGGTATTGAAGCGGCTAAACGGGCGGGGATGCAGGTGGTGGGGGTGGCAAATACTTATCCCTATCACATGATTCAGCGTCAAGCGAATTGGGCGGTAGATTATCTCCACGAGTTAGAGCTAGACCGAGTGCAGCAACTCTATTCTAAGCTGGCTCCTTCTGTGTTATAA
- a CDS encoding Uma2 family endonuclease, which yields MISQTTEHLFSFEEYLAYDDGTDNRYELVDGKLELMNPPTFRHLLIADFLQDNFKAEIRRVGLPWLCFREAGIRTGWRKSRLSDLYIVPVEQVRDFLDRSAVTEIPPLLAVEVVSPESINRDYRYKRSEYAALEIPEYWIVDPIDSKVTVLLWEEGLYEQTEFTGSQQIISRTFPELAITVEQVLAAGNIS from the coding sequence ATGATTTCTCAAACAACTGAACATCTGTTTTCTTTTGAGGAATATCTAGCTTATGACGATGGGACGGATAATCGCTATGAATTAGTTGATGGAAAACTAGAACTGATGAACCCGCCAACTTTTAGGCATTTGTTAATTGCTGATTTTCTGCAAGACAATTTTAAGGCAGAAATCAGGCGGGTAGGTTTACCTTGGCTCTGTTTTAGAGAGGCAGGAATTAGAACGGGATGGCGAAAATCGAGATTATCCGATCTTTATATTGTTCCTGTTGAACAGGTGCGGGATTTTCTAGATCGATCTGCTGTTACTGAGATACCACCTTTGTTAGCTGTTGAGGTTGTTAGTCCTGAATCTATCAATCGTGACTATCGTTATAAGCGTTCTGAATATGCAGCTTTAGAGATTCCTGAATACTGGATTGTAGACCCGATTGATTCAAAGGTTACGGTTTTATTGTGGGAAGAAGGCTTATATGAGCAAACAGAATTTACTGGAAGTCAGCAAATTATTTCTAGGACGTTTCCAGAATTAGCGATTACGGTTGAGCAAGTCTTAGCGGCGGGTAATATTAGTTAA
- a CDS encoding cysteine desulfurase family protein, translating into MDTEVSKNHPIYLDYHATTPVDPRVVNLVCHYMSEEFGNASSVDHTWGDRAEQAIKQAAKQVAELIDASPREIVWTSGATESINLAIQGSLSPNPEKPHHIALLPLEHQAVLDTCQMLEKRGWAKLTYLQVDSKGRLNLNHLEQVCTEGLSLLCVMAANNEIGNIYPIQAIAQIAQRHSIPFLCDASQAVGKIPIHFNQWGITYLAISAHKLYGPKGVGALVVKKGYHLEPLIFGGGHQKGMRSGTLNVPGIVGLGEACRLRQLEMIDDENAIAQKRNRLQSLLSTKIPDLIVNGDTDNRLAGNLHISIPGIPNSAVVARVRHQLAISTGSACSSGVEAPSHVLQALKLPDEAVDGALRLGVGKFTTDTEIKQAAILMTQAYRQIQQLLEGL; encoded by the coding sequence ATGGATACTGAAGTATCAAAAAATCACCCAATTTATCTTGACTATCACGCGACAACTCCAGTCGATCCTAGGGTGGTTAATCTTGTCTGCCACTACATGAGTGAAGAGTTTGGCAATGCTAGTAGTGTGGATCATACTTGGGGCGATCGCGCCGAGCAAGCGATCAAACAAGCGGCTAAACAGGTGGCTGAACTGATTGATGCTTCTCCTAGAGAAATCGTTTGGACATCTGGGGCAACCGAAAGCATTAACCTCGCGATTCAGGGAAGCCTGTCTCCCAACCCAGAGAAACCTCACCACATTGCACTGCTACCCCTAGAACATCAAGCGGTTCTCGATACCTGCCAAATGCTAGAGAAACGCGGTTGGGCAAAGCTAACTTACCTGCAAGTAGACTCCAAAGGCAGACTGAACCTCAACCATTTAGAACAGGTTTGTACTGAAGGACTGTCGCTTCTGTGCGTCATGGCGGCCAATAATGAAATTGGTAACATCTATCCGATCCAAGCGATCGCACAAATTGCCCAGCGTCACTCCATTCCCTTCCTCTGTGATGCCTCCCAAGCCGTCGGTAAAATCCCCATCCACTTTAACCAGTGGGGAATCACCTATCTCGCCATCTCCGCCCATAAACTCTATGGCCCTAAAGGGGTTGGCGCATTAGTTGTCAAAAAAGGATATCACCTAGAACCGTTGATTTTTGGCGGAGGACATCAGAAAGGGATGCGCTCTGGAACCCTTAACGTTCCCGGTATTGTCGGATTAGGGGAAGCCTGTCGCCTGCGTCAACTGGAAATGATAGACGATGAAAACGCGATCGCCCAAAAACGCAATCGGCTTCAGTCGCTCCTTTCAACAAAAATTCCAGATTTGATCGTCAATGGTGACACTGACAACCGACTGGCAGGAAACCTTCACATTTCTATTCCCGGCATTCCCAATAGTGCAGTGGTTGCTAGAGTTCGCCATCAACTAGCAATCTCCACAGGTTCGGCTTGCTCTTCTGGCGTTGAAGCTCCATCTCACGTTTTGCAAGCGCTGAAATTACCTGATGAAGCAGTCGATGGCGCGTTACGCCTTGGGGTGGGTAAATTCACCACCGACACAGAGATTAAGCAAGCTGCGATCCTGATGACCCAAGCCTACCGCCAAATTCAGCAACTTTTAGAAGGATTGTAA
- a CDS encoding phospholipase D family protein: protein MILPGTQLEKLCVEACDEVVLVAPFVKAFVLKELLARISTDITVRCVTRWQPEEILRGVSDLEVWSLIKKRPRSSLWLRSDLHAKFYRADEKCLIGSANLTAKALGWLNSPNLELLVPLPASESILKAFETELFRGCVQVNESLFEQMSETVQILAEQYPSLSPLISDTPDNFQGEISPSVEQTLVEAWLPTLRNPADLYVAYSGKLEQLTTAARETALSDLRSLPTLPNLSKIAFESCIGTLLLQKPIVQKVDALVETSQRFGAVRDLLASLPCANLPDFDPSRAWQTLMRWLLFFLPQRYALSVPNHSEIFYRVNPRT from the coding sequence GTGATTTTACCAGGAACTCAGTTAGAAAAGCTTTGTGTAGAAGCGTGCGATGAGGTTGTACTTGTTGCACCTTTTGTCAAGGCTTTTGTATTAAAAGAACTTTTAGCCAGGATATCTACTGACATAACTGTACGGTGTGTTACGCGATGGCAGCCTGAAGAAATCTTAAGGGGTGTAAGCGACCTTGAAGTATGGTCTTTAATCAAGAAACGTCCTCGCTCATCCCTTTGGCTTCGGTCTGACTTACACGCAAAATTTTACCGGGCTGATGAAAAATGCCTCATCGGTTCGGCTAACTTAACTGCTAAAGCTTTGGGATGGTTAAATTCACCTAACTTAGAGTTATTAGTACCTTTACCTGCTAGCGAATCAATTCTTAAAGCATTCGAGACTGAGTTATTTAGAGGGTGCGTTCAAGTTAATGAAAGTTTGTTCGAGCAAATGTCAGAAACAGTACAAATCCTAGCGGAACAATATCCTAGCTTATCACCCTTGATTTCTGACACTCCAGATAATTTCCAAGGCGAAATATCCCCTTCCGTCGAGCAAACCCTAGTTGAAGCTTGGCTTCCAACCCTGCGGAATCCAGCAGACTTATATGTAGCTTATTCTGGAAAACTAGAACAACTAACTACAGCAGCACGCGAGACAGCGCTTTCAGATTTGCGATCGCTACCTACCCTTCCTAACCTTTCAAAAATAGCATTTGAAAGCTGCATCGGTACTCTTTTACTTCAAAAACCGATTGTTCAAAAAGTAGACGCATTAGTTGAAACTTCGCAACGATTTGGTGCTGTACGAGATTTACTTGCTTCTCTACCTTGTGCAAATTTGCCAGATTTTGATCCTAGCCGAGCATGGCAAACGTTAATGCGCTGGTTACTCTTTTTCCTTCCCCAACGCTATGCTTTATCAGTACCAAATCACTCAGAGATTTTCTATCGAGTCAATCCTAGGACGTAA